In Cicer arietinum cultivar CDC Frontier isolate Library 1 chromosome 1, Cicar.CDCFrontier_v2.0, whole genome shotgun sequence, one DNA window encodes the following:
- the LOC101498660 gene encoding WRKY transcription factor 42-like isoform X2, translating into MEENIEIKKLLEVDEKQTYDHNNIDLQNTKETSSFHNNTIGNIRVKLDEAKKENENLRSMLNLVNERCNVLQNHLLLAMHMHQLSSSPQNNHNMPKGSRQDEEEPILPTRQFLNIDEPSPSYSSKKEGFSLVESNENNKGRKFACEDININNEDSINHEGEINSKIKSQEQMEDQTSKVTCTRARVSIRARSHFSLMVDGCQWRKYGQKTAKGNPCPRAYYRCSMGNSCPVRKQVQRCFKDETIFITTYEGNHNHQLPPTARPMASLTSSALNTLLSTSTTNLQYGNTFIFSSPFSPPNSTAIATFSPSPTCPTITLDFTIPYSNNFQFKKNTSTPLFPFPLQSFEGFPSMINKERKLALVDVVSEAIEKNPSLKASLFEAMSSFTNVNPLNINNHIQIK; encoded by the exons ATGgaagaaaatattgaaataaagaaATTGCTCGAAGTTGATGAAAAGCAAACATATGATCACAACAATATAGATTTGCAAAACACCAAGGAAACCTCATCCTTTCATAACAATACC ATTGGAAATATACGAGTGAAGCTAGATGAAGCAAAGAAGGAGAATGAGAATTTAAGATCTATGCTAAATCTGGTCAACGAACGATGCAATGTTCTTCAAAATCACCTACTTTTGGCAATGCATATGCATCAATTATCTTCATCGCCTCAAAATAATCACAACATGCCG aaGGGAAGTAGACAAGATGAGGAGGAACCAATCTTACCAACTCGACAGTTCTTAAATATTGATGAGCCTTCACCTTCATATAGTAGCAAAAAAGAAGGATTTTCCTTAGTAGAAAGCAATGAGAACAACAAGGGAAGAAAGTTTGCATGTGAGgacattaatattaataatgaagATAGTATTAATCATGAAGGTGAAATTAATAGCAAAATAAAATCGCAAGAACAAATGGAGGATCAAACATCTAAGGTTACTTGCACGAGAGCTAGAGTGTCCATAAGGGCTCGATCACATTTTTCTTTG ATGGTTGATGGATGTCAATGGAGAAAATACGGTCAAAAGACAGCGAAGGGCAACCCTTGTCCTCGAGCTTATTATCGTTGTAGTATGGGAAATTCTTGTCCAGTTCGTAAGCAG GTACAAAGGTGTTTTAAGGATGAAACTATTTTCATCACAACCTATGAAGGAAACCATAATCATCAACTTCCACCAACAGCAAGACCAATGGCAAGTTTAACATCATCTGCACTCAACACACTCCTTTCTACCTCAACAACAAATTTACAATATGGCAACACATTCATCTTCTCTTCACCATTTTCACCTCCAAACTCCACAGCTATAGCTACTTTCTCACCCTCTCCAACATGTCCTACAATAACACTTGATTTCACAATTCCCTATAGTAACAATTTCCAATTCAAAAAGAACACTTCCACACCATTATTCCCTTTTCCATTGCAATCATTTGAAGGGTTTCCTTCAATGATAAACAAAGAGAGGAAACTTGCATTAGTTGATGTTGTGAGTGAAGCTATAGAAAAAAATCCTTCTCTCAAAGCTTCATTATTTGAAGCTATGTCCTCATTCACAAATGTAAATCCTTTAAACATTAACAACCATATACAAATTAAGTAG
- the LOC101498660 gene encoding WRKY transcription factor 42-like isoform X1 encodes MEENIEIKKLLEVDEKQTYDHNNIDLQNTKETSSFHNNTLGSTLVLSLSLNNTTQPPHQIQGNPQIQIGNIRVKLDEAKKENENLRSMLNLVNERCNVLQNHLLLAMHMHQLSSSPQNNHNMPKGSRQDEEEPILPTRQFLNIDEPSPSYSSKKEGFSLVESNENNKGRKFACEDININNEDSINHEGEINSKIKSQEQMEDQTSKVTCTRARVSIRARSHFSLMVDGCQWRKYGQKTAKGNPCPRAYYRCSMGNSCPVRKQVQRCFKDETIFITTYEGNHNHQLPPTARPMASLTSSALNTLLSTSTTNLQYGNTFIFSSPFSPPNSTAIATFSPSPTCPTITLDFTIPYSNNFQFKKNTSTPLFPFPLQSFEGFPSMINKERKLALVDVVSEAIEKNPSLKASLFEAMSSFTNVNPLNINNHIQIK; translated from the exons ATGgaagaaaatattgaaataaagaaATTGCTCGAAGTTGATGAAAAGCAAACATATGATCACAACAATATAGATTTGCAAAACACCAAGGAAACCTCATCCTTTCATAACAATACC CTAGGATCTACTCTTGTATTAAGTTTGAGCCTGAATAACACAACACAACCTCCTCATCAAATTCAAGGAAATCCCCAAATCCAA ATTGGAAATATACGAGTGAAGCTAGATGAAGCAAAGAAGGAGAATGAGAATTTAAGATCTATGCTAAATCTGGTCAACGAACGATGCAATGTTCTTCAAAATCACCTACTTTTGGCAATGCATATGCATCAATTATCTTCATCGCCTCAAAATAATCACAACATGCCG aaGGGAAGTAGACAAGATGAGGAGGAACCAATCTTACCAACTCGACAGTTCTTAAATATTGATGAGCCTTCACCTTCATATAGTAGCAAAAAAGAAGGATTTTCCTTAGTAGAAAGCAATGAGAACAACAAGGGAAGAAAGTTTGCATGTGAGgacattaatattaataatgaagATAGTATTAATCATGAAGGTGAAATTAATAGCAAAATAAAATCGCAAGAACAAATGGAGGATCAAACATCTAAGGTTACTTGCACGAGAGCTAGAGTGTCCATAAGGGCTCGATCACATTTTTCTTTG ATGGTTGATGGATGTCAATGGAGAAAATACGGTCAAAAGACAGCGAAGGGCAACCCTTGTCCTCGAGCTTATTATCGTTGTAGTATGGGAAATTCTTGTCCAGTTCGTAAGCAG GTACAAAGGTGTTTTAAGGATGAAACTATTTTCATCACAACCTATGAAGGAAACCATAATCATCAACTTCCACCAACAGCAAGACCAATGGCAAGTTTAACATCATCTGCACTCAACACACTCCTTTCTACCTCAACAACAAATTTACAATATGGCAACACATTCATCTTCTCTTCACCATTTTCACCTCCAAACTCCACAGCTATAGCTACTTTCTCACCCTCTCCAACATGTCCTACAATAACACTTGATTTCACAATTCCCTATAGTAACAATTTCCAATTCAAAAAGAACACTTCCACACCATTATTCCCTTTTCCATTGCAATCATTTGAAGGGTTTCCTTCAATGATAAACAAAGAGAGGAAACTTGCATTAGTTGATGTTGTGAGTGAAGCTATAGAAAAAAATCCTTCTCTCAAAGCTTCATTATTTGAAGCTATGTCCTCATTCACAAATGTAAATCCTTTAAACATTAACAACCATATACAAATTAAGTAG